Below is a window of Prosthecochloris sp. GSB1 DNA.
GGGGAGGCGACTGCATCATGCCCATGCCGAGCACCAGGGCGGGAACGGCGAACACCGCGCCGGTGACGAGCCGCGTTCTCAGTTCCCGAAGCTCCTCGCGGTACATGGCCTCGGCTTTTCCGGTATCGACCGCCTCGATATGTCGGGCGCCGAACCCCGTTTTCTCCACCTCCCGGACCAACCGGGCGGAGTCGGTCATCGAGGGATCGTAGGTTATCGTTGCCTTTCCGGCAGCGAAATTGACCGAAGCCTCCCGCACACCGGAAGCCTTTGCGAGCGCCCGCTCGACCACCCTCACGCAGCTCTCGCAATGCATGCCGGTTATTTTCAGCTCGGCCTTCTCCAGCCCGCTATCCCGCAACACGGAACCCCTCCTTCTCGACGGCTGCCCTGAACGCTTCAGGCGAAACCGCCTGTTCGTCGTAGACGATAACGGCGGAACCGTCCGCATGCGACACTTCGGCGCTCCGCACGCCATCGAGTTCTTCTATAGCTTCCCTGACCAGCGCTTCACAGCTCGGACAGCGAAGACCTTCCACCCGCATCGTTATGGTTTTCATTCCCCTTCCTCCATGACTCGCATTGCATTACCCGTAAAACCGCCATCAATGGACGCGAAAAAACTCAACAGCTCGACGAACGCTTCAAAAACCCCCTAAAGCATGTCCCTTCCCCTGACATTGCGGCCATAGCGAAGCCGCGCACGCGCGAAATTCCTCGAAGCGTAACAATATACGCATCCATGCAGACAGGAGCCGTACGCTCCGATGTCGATGCTCCTGATACAACGGCATTCGGCAGGCTGCCCCTTGTCCTTCGCTGAAGAGAGCTCTAACCCGAACAACCTGCCCAGCAATTTTTCATCGATGCACTTCGAAACTTCCAGGCCGGGAAACGATTCCCTGCCACCGCATCCCCTCACTGTCAGCCCCCGCTTCGCCGCCACATCGCCTATCGCTTTCGCGAGAAGCTCACGTTCGAGCCTGGCGGGTTCGAAAACACCCGCCTTGCGCATCGATCCCTCGATGTGCGGATACCGTTTCAAAAAGGTTATAATGACGCTGTTCGTTCCTGCGGCAAGCTGTTCGGCAAGGCGGGAGAAATTCTCGACATGGTGGTCGTGATCGAGATCCTTGCTCATGATCACGGGATCGTAGCGCCAGAGAACTTTTTCCGGTCCCGTCCTCGCCGACAATTCGAGAAAATCCTCTACGCAGCGCTGTTTGTCCGGCAGCCCCGGCTCCATACCTGCAGGACAACCGGTAATCGTGTAGAGAAAATAGTAGTTGAACCCGCGGTCGTCGAGTTCGTCGAGATAGCGCAGAAGAGGTTTCGCCCGCCTTGTCCAGAACACGATGGCTGCAACATCGGCGGAATGGAGTGAGACCTTCCTGACCTGTGAAGGATTACAGGGATTTGCTACCTTACAGTAGCCATGACGCACCCTGTCGATGAGCCAGTCCGCATGAAATGCCGGAATATCGGTTCTCCTGCTCGCGGAGATAACCTGCTTGTCGTTACCGAACAGCATATGTCGCCGGCGGATAGTCAGTGATCCCGGAAACGGGGAAACCGGCCGGGCAAGGAAATTTTTCGTGACGGATATATGTATATATTTACGGTAACAGATACAATACAAACCGGTAGCCGGGAAAACAAAATGTCAATTTCCGCGTTCACAAGCCCTTGCATCGTCACTTCTTTCAAACCAGCAATACGAACCGTGCTCCTTGCCATGCTCACGGTGAGCATGGCCGTGACGCTCTGGGGTTGCGACGAATCGGCCAAAGAGATCAACGATCTTCAGCAGGCTGTCTGGCAGAATCCGGACGATGCTCAGAACTATGTCAGACTCGGCAACGCCTATTCGAGAAAACAGCAGTACGACGACGCGGTCGACGCATACGAAAAAGCCCTGGCGCTGAAACCCGAAACCGGCAGAAGCGTCTATCCGGCGCTTGGCGCGGCTTATTTCAACCGCCAGAATTACGTGCAGGCTCTCGACTACTTCGAGAAAAGCCTCGAATACGCGCCCGACGATTCGCTGCGCCACTACGACATAGGCAACGTCTACCTGCAGATGGAACGATGCGATAAAGCCATCGACGCCTACGGCAAGGCGATCGCGCACAGCGAAGCCTTCGCGGAAGCCTATTACAATCTCGCCATCTGCTATATCAGAACGAACCGCGAGGAACAGGCCCGGGAAATTCTTTCGTGGCTTCAGGAGAAAAACAATTATCTTGCCGTCTCCCTGGAACGTCATCTTGAAAAAGGCGACTGAAAAAGCCTTTTGCAGAATCGTCAGC
It encodes the following:
- a CDS encoding DUF1848 domain-containing protein: MLFGNDKQVISASRRTDIPAFHADWLIDRVRHGYCKVANPCNPSQVRKVSLHSADVAAIVFWTRRAKPLLRYLDELDDRGFNYYFLYTITGCPAGMEPGLPDKQRCVEDFLELSARTGPEKVLWRYDPVIMSKDLDHDHHVENFSRLAEQLAAGTNSVIITFLKRYPHIEGSMRKAGVFEPARLERELLAKAIGDVAAKRGLTVRGCGGRESFPGLEVSKCIDEKLLGRLFGLELSSAKDKGQPAECRCIRSIDIGAYGSCLHGCVYCYASRNFARARLRYGRNVRGRDML
- a CDS encoding heavy-metal-associated domain-containing protein — translated: MKTITMRVEGLRCPSCEALVREAIEELDGVRSAEVSHADGSAVIVYDEQAVSPEAFRAAVEKEGFRVAG
- a CDS encoding tetratricopeptide repeat protein, with translation MLLAMLTVSMAVTLWGCDESAKEINDLQQAVWQNPDDAQNYVRLGNAYSRKQQYDDAVDAYEKALALKPETGRSVYPALGAAYFNRQNYVQALDYFEKSLEYAPDDSLRHYDIGNVYLQMERCDKAIDAYGKAIAHSEAFAEAYYNLAICYIRTNREEQAREILSWLQEKNNYLAVSLERHLEKGD